Part of the Falco naumanni isolate bFalNau1 chromosome 3, bFalNau1.pat, whole genome shotgun sequence genome is shown below.
CCAGTTTTGGAACTAAGGCTGGAATAGCTCTCTTGGCTACTCTTTGTAGTGACTCACCTAATTTAAAAGGAAGCATCATGgatcttcatttttgtttggatACAGCTGGTATTTTAATACCCTTGGAACGATGACACAATTACCCAGCACTAAAACTTGAGAGTACCCTAAGCTTAAATTTTTTGCATCTCTTTTGTGGAGCATAGGCTCTTTAGGCTGTAGGATAAGCTACTAATATAGTaggatttttcttaaaaaaaacaaaaacccccgAAGTCATACATGAATTATACATGGTATTTATTATTGGCTGTTCCTCTCTTCAGCCCAACCTTTTGATAACTTGTCTACCGCAAAGATTATTCCTCCGCAAGCAGGCAGTAAACCTCAGTGACATTGTTCCAGGAATGGAATATTAAACCAAAGGAAGAACTATCTGCACCTGCCTCTAATGTTAATTTTTTGAAACCTGGATTAAAAGCACTTTACTGAAAGAAATCAGTCTTAGTTTCTTTAGACTATGAGGCTTCTTGATAACATAGTTCAGACGGGGATCTATTTGTGTCCCTGTGTTTTCCCTGAAGTTGCAAGTATGTTTCACCTGCCATTTCAGaccataaaataaattcagttacaatttttggaaaatgtgagagaaaaagATCAGAGCATTGTCTGAAAATGCATGGGAGAGGAGGACCcccagcagcaaaaagcaaatcCCCAGACtaaatggaagaggaaagcatGTTGCTTTTATACCCTTCTCCCCAGcctgaaatgcagctgtaaGTTACTCGCCTAATTCTAGCTTTACCCTTTCAGCATAATGTGATTTAGCAGGGCAATCATTCTTTATTCAAAATGGCTGTAATATTTCCAGTACTGCTACGAAACTAATACTGCcacttcctttctctctccttatTAACCACAGATCACTCTCTGTTGGTTTTCTACAGGGTAAAATTCTCCCTTGAGTTTTCGAAAGGCATGTGCCAGAACATGGACGCGCCCCTGCGCAGTGTGCGGTACAGTAGGCAATGAAAGCATGTCAGGACAAGGACATTAATTCTTGCCTCAGCACCCACTGTCGCTGCACAGTTGACTGGCTTCCAAAGCGTTGCAAAAGCAGTAGCCTTCAGCAAATATGGTTTTATCTGTTACGTGTCCACAGCCGAGATACAGCTCACAGAAGAGATATAGGAGAGCTAGacacaaaataaaggaaagtgACAAGAATTATGAGGCAGATGGAACAATTTCTGGATGAGAATAGACTAGACAGATGAGGACTGAGATTGACAATGGAAAGTTACAGTTGAATAGTGGTTCTTAGCTCCTTGCCCCCTCCCCATCATATACTTCCTTGTACAGTGGCTTTCAAATTGGAGAGATATTCCTGAAGAATTTACTTTAGGAGGAGTTAAAGCATGTGGAGAATGGTGATCTGGCTGATATAGTCTGTTTGCATTTCTAAGAGGCTTttgacagtttcttttttttttttttaaggaaactaAAAAGTTGAGGGATAAGAAAGAGGGTTATGGCATTGGAGACATGTTTAAAAGGTAGGACAAAGAGGGCAGCAGTAAATGGTCACCTCTCAGAACAGAGGGAGGTTAGAAGTGCAGGGGTCTGAGCTGTTgaaaaagatctgaaaatggGTATGTGCAATGAGGTTGAgaaagtttgctgatgatacagatTACTTGGAGGAGGGGGATAAGGAAAGCAGATTGCGAAGAGTTCTTGGCTGACTGGGCAATGAGAGAGGAAGTGAAATTTAAGTTATGTAAAGGGGTGCACATGAGGAAAAACATTACCCTAAATCGATGCATAAAATAATGGCCCCTGAGCTGACCATTACCACTGACGGCCAAGATCAAGGGTTAccacaaatgaaaacatcagctaAAGCAAATCATATGTCAGTGCTTATTaggaaaggagcagagaaagTCATATGAACCCAAGAGTAACAGACTTGACTCTGCTGTGCCCTTCTGCTCCCCTCTCCTCACTGACAGGACGGTGAGACTGGAGAAGTTCAAATAAGGGTGACCAAAGGCCCCTGCCTTCTCTTGAAAGAACAACTGAACAGGACAGGACTCCACAGCCTGGGAAGGAGTTTATTTAGGAGGGGAGGTGATGCACATCTACAAAACTCTAAGTGCCAGGTAAAAGAACAGATGTGACTAATTGTTTACTGTTATCTGGGAGGAATCAAATGAAGCTACTGGGAACCAGCTGCTTCACCCTCCCTGGGATCCCTCCCCACTCTAATGCTTCAGGCAAGGAAAAAGCTGACCTGCTGAACTTTGCCAAAAAATATTGGCTGCTTCAAGCTGGCATGGATTCTAGAGAAGACTGAACAAAATTCAGAGCAGAGGTCTATTTGGCTTGgtaaatacagagaaaacataGATAGTTTAAGAAATCCATCAAACTAAATACAGTTGGAGCCCAGGACAGTATTCAGGGAAGTGCTTGCTGTTCTCGGTCTGtaactgtggagaaaaaaagttggAGTTGGAGGATCCTTGTTCTGATCTAGCACAACCACTCTTGtatatttaaattacaaatatCCAGTCTACAAGCACTTAATGCTACCATGTGTGTGGGAGCTGGCACACGTCTGCCAAAGTGTTGAGAAGTGTATTTTCATCATATAGGTCAGAGGTTCTTCATCTAACAGTTAAACCCACTAAACTCTGTAACTGATCCAATACAGTAACACTTGGTTTGACAGCTGCAACTTCTGCTTTCATACCCATTTCATTCCTTCTTGAATAGTCTGGTAACTGAACACAGTGAGCATAAGGATGATTCCTCTTCTACacaattttaatatttgcatttgtcCTTCAGTCTCTCTTCAGGCAACTTACAAGTTGTTTTCATTAAGTCTTTTAGGCAAGAATCTGTTTTCCCCACAGCTTACGTGtataatattttccatttattccctttcactttctttttcctatacAAGAGTTATTGAGCCAAAGCAAATTTCTTGTTTGTGTAACCTGAAGACTTTGACTCATACGCATTCGAGCAGACATCTGCAACAGCTTAGGGCTGCACTGCTTCCAGGGGTCCATCTCTGCTAGAGGTGGCCCTTCATATGGTGACTAACAGGAACATGTGATGCTTTCCCTGCAGTAGCAATTCCCAATCTTGTGTGTCAGTTTACACTGCCACCCCAGAGTCTGATCTCAGCATGTTTATTATCTAAATAGCCCTTAAAGAACCTTAAGGGTGGGTCGTGACAAGGCTGCTCGAAAGAATGCATGGCAGATGCATGCTATGTATGCAGAGGCCTAATTGTCATTTGACAGTGACTCAGAAGACTGTTTCTTATTCaggctgcattttttaaatatcgAAGTGCAAAGCCAGTTATTAGGTAAGCtgataaaagcaagaaattgtGTAGCTAAGAGAGAAATCCATGCCTTGCCATATGCACAGAAAGCGTTAACagctccaaaacagaaaaataatcccTCTAAAATTCAAGGTAAAAATCACAGACGTTAAGAGCCAGACGGTCATTTTGTCCCACTAGATCCTGCAGGTTTTCAGGTAGGTGTTCTGCCTCACcagctgccagtgctggagATCTCCAAGGAAGCCCATCTACACTAATGCTGGAGGGGATGCACCCAGCCCTCCAGACCCAAACAGCAACACTGACTGGTGTGAAGAGGTAGGGAACAGACAGGATTCCTTTTTGTCTCTACTTAGGGTAACACAAATAGAGAACTCCCTTTGATTTTAGGAAACTACATACTTTACAAATGGGAGCTACATTCTATAAGAAAGGTAATGTATGCACATACTGCTAcatgatatttattttctttttccttttctagtaTCTGCCATAGATTTAATATTGTTTTGTAAGTATGTGGAAAAGCCTAAGGCTGTCCACAAGGCTTTCCACCTGTCACTGTTCAACTGTACATGCTTTTGCATTACTCATGATCTAGCTTCATAGCTCAAAGGCACAAGTGTAGAGCTCTCACCTAAAAGAATAGGTTTGGTCATAACAAGGTTGAGTATGGGCAGCATATTCtctggcaaataaaaaaagtggCAGGTGGTACAAAAATTGTTAAACTTGACTCAGCAATGTACTTTACTGTTTCATAAGCAGCAACAATATAATCTGCAATTTAAATACCGCTTGTGTTACCAAGCACTTGTAGGCAGGATGTCACTGTTACACGAGTAAGGATAATTCTTCACAAAGTTTTGCACCCATCATTGAAGAGAATCCCTCAGGAATCAATGAAGATAAACACTGTATTGTCAGTTAAACTGCTAGCTGTAGTACTCAAGATACTTCCAATACATTTGAATTAGGACATTAGCGTTCAGATACTGAGATAAAGTACcaaaaaggatggagaaaaacCCCCAATAAATCTTCTCTCTGTAGTCTTGTACTTGAACATTACTTGAAATACCACTCAGGAGAGCAGTTGATGGGTTCTTCCTTCCAAAGAGTCTTCAGGCGCTGGGCCCAGGCAATCagcatctccttcctcctctcctcagAGACATATTCTGGAGCGAAGCAGATGTGAGGTGCAAGGACTTTGACACCACAGAAGTGCATGATTCCATGCTGTACTCAAAGCgaagaaagaaatgcttcagGAAATAGTCTTTCACTTTCAATTCAAGAATGCCTAAGATTCAAATCTGAAACTGTTTCTCTGACCCAATATAACACAGGTTTTCTAAACCTGTGCATTTAtcaggagaagggaaataaattgcaaaaattCATTACCTATGCTGGCAGTCACTATTGAAGGCTAGGCATTAAGCAGAGTGACACAAAAATAAGGTTAACTTCATTTATTCTGCTCTGtagagtttatttttaagtgctatTAAACCCATAGAACTGttctcttcagctgctgtatGATATTAAATTTGCAAGTATCAGAGACAGCCTAAAGTTCATTGTACTGTTTGAATCTCCACAGATTGTTCCTGAACTGCAGTGTATTTCTCATCTAACtctaggtatttttttttaaccttttgcCTCTGGCTTAGCCAAATGATCCTGAATAAAGACTAGCGCCTTTCAAATCAGCTCAGCTTGCCATTTTCCCTCTCTATTTCTGAATTCACAGTCATGTCTCATGTTCTTTTTCATGCTTCAAGCTCTGCAGCTAGATAGCTTCACAAGGGTAGACAGCTAGTAATCACAATGGGTCAGAGACCAAAGAATTCAAGCACATCTGTTGTATTATATCAAGAAGTAGCTGGTACAATTTGCCTTACCACCTACATTTCTCAAAGCATGCTCGCTACTTCTGATAAAAGGGTAGCAGTAAGAAAAGGCATCTAACTTTTGTATGCTGATCATGAATGCCAAGATAATATGTGactcccctcctgccctgcatccTACATGAATCAGGTGGCTATGGGGAAAAGCTATTCTGCACGCTAGGGCTAAAGGAAATCCTATTAACACAAGGAAAACTTCAAAGGCTGACTGTATAAGCTTTTTCCAGATTCCAGTCTGGAGGAAGGGCCACAAAACAACTTTAAAACTCTGTGGACTTTTAGTCTGAGGATTTTAGGGCCCAATTTATAACCTGCAGATGCTCAGAACTgacaaattaattatttttatatcacatttcatagaaaataaataatagaactgttaaaaataatcggaataataaaaattaaggcaAACAACCAAATAGTCACACATTATACCTGCATGGGCCACAGGAGATAGCGAATATCACCACTGATACTGCCTTTTGCATACATCTCTTCGCTTCCTCCAGTGGTGAAAGAAAACAGGGCTAATTTGTTCTAAAATTAAGAAAGCAGTGCTTGAGTTAGGTATGTTTAAAGAAGAGTGGCTGAACAGTTAAAAAGATATTCAGGGTCACCTGGACAACATAAATTTCTAGAGGAGGTGGTGTGCTCTTTTTCAGACCTTATATGTAGTGGCAGCTCTGAGGCAAAGATCGGTAACGCACAACTCGACAGCGGACTGTGTGTCAGGGCTTTGGGCAGAAacaggttaaaaagaaaaggaattacaCATCTGATACACTTGTATGAAGCAGGGCTGACCCTTGTGCTATATTTGGAAACCTGTTGCTGGAAAGCACTCTGTTACTGGGAATATCCTTATTCCTGCCCTTCCTGAATGCAGAAATCGAATGTCACAGTCCCCCTTCAAACCTGTGCTTGCTTGTCACTTGCTAAGGAATAATTTGAGAacaaatttttcctcatatgtTCTAAACCCCcatgtttcttctgcttctgtatTAGCCACAGGCTCGTGCTCAGCTTCTATCCTCTCAGTTTTAGCTTCTGTaattgaaataacatttttccaGTGCAGTATCTTAACTGCCTTGAGCCTGCATTCAGCATGCAGCTATGATCACTGGGGATTACTCCTATTCATCTCAGTGAGGCAGCCATTTCTGAAATTTaacaaactgaaatgtttgGAATTGTTAAGAGGATCAGAAATTACAGAGATTAATATGCAGCAAATGTAAAGGTGAAACGTATTGATTGTTTCTGGATGCTGCAGTTGTTACCAAAGAAGATCCATCAGACAATGGGTCAAAATTTTCCAGGGTTATTCCTAGTGCCACGAAGCATTAAAGATTTATGAATTGTCACCTATAGATACTGATTGGAGAAAAGGTTGAGATAGTTGGGACAGAGGCTTGTGCACTGGGTATTTCAGGTTTCTGATTTAGTTTTGTAGTTTAATTCCAACCTTTGACATCTAGTCCCAGAACAGGATCTTGTCACCTATTCTAGTATGTCACTCATTACAGATTTGTGCAGTCCTACAAAAGTGGGATGAATGACAGACTATAGTTTTAGGAAATTGATCAACTCTTTGCAAGCCAGTGCACTCTGATACACCTACAAAATTATAAAGCACATTTTGTTGGCCAACTAAAAATCTCTAGGAGATTGTTTAAATCTTTAGGAGCCACTGCATTCTCATTACTGTATCTACCTTTCATACAATTTTAACATATCAGAAGGTTACTCAACATGTTATCAAAGCATCATTTCAGAAGAGTGTAAAGTAAGAGCTTTAagcaaaataatggaaaataaagaccAATGCCCTCAAAAGCACTGCACAGATCTTGATCTTAATAAAACAACCTCAAAAACATACCTTGAGCAAACCAGAATCATAACAGCGTGGAAAATCATGAGCAAATCCTTGGACCAAGACTCTGTCCATCCAGCCCTTCATGATTGCTGGCATGCTGAACCAATACAAGGGGAACTAGGCAAAAAGTAAATTACCTTGTTAGCACAGAGAGTCTGGGCCATCCTTAGGCCTGCTCTACAGGCCAAATCCTGTTCTCTTAATCTGTTCAGATCTTGTACGTGCCTTCTTCCAGCTTTCTGTCAGGAGAGGCAGTAACTAATGCTTGGCAAAAATAACTGaagtgctttctgttttcagttgtctcagggatatatatatatatctctgtATAACCTGAGCATCTATAGCACACTAACACCACAGTGAATGTGAGGGCTTCCACAGAAATTAAAGTTGGAATATGATGAAGCAGGAAGGTGCCATTTAATTTAAACTTAAGACTGTACAGAATTGAATCTCCTATTgctgaaatgcaaaaggaaCATAGGATCTCATGGAGAATGTGGCCGAAGAGAGCCTTATTACTAGGAGTGATATCTGGTGATCAGTTCTGATCTGACACTGCTGACAAATGCCATGGGATCTTAAGAAAGAGTTACTTTCACATCCTCACtttactgagaagaaaactttAACAGTAACGACCTCTGTTTCTAGATCCTCCAGTTAGCCCATGGGACTACAGCCTAAACCTGTCATATCTTATTTGCATTATCTCGAAGGTTTATGGACTCTTATTCTAGGATGCATCACTATCCCTAAACCTTTGTACACACTGCAGTACAAAAGAAGCAATTCTGTAAAAGCTTAATCACCTGTGGGGCTTAATTCAAGATGGAAACAATGTAGAAACTGGGCAATCACCACTATCTCTAAAAGTGGTGAGTTTAGTCTGtagtaaattttaaattactttatgGTGTCtttcagaggcttttttttctgcaccagAACGTACTCAACTCTTCATAGCATTCCACAGacagaaaatagaaagcaaCCACTTCCTTTGGGGGACATTTTACTCTACTTATCTCAGAAGCAATAGTGTAAAAATGATGAAGAattacagtgaaataaatttaaCTGAGATATGGTCACATCCTAAATTTGATCTAGAATCAGACAGTGGAACATGTATAGGCTATGTCTAAGGCCAACAGCCACACAAAGAAATGTGAGGCTGGTATTGCTTTATACAGTAATTCTGGGACTTGTAGACACAGAGGACAGAGTTGGCACAGTGGGGAATGGAGATGGGGTGTAAGGAGCTGGTAGGGAGTCCAGATAGTTCTTCCGCAACTCAGCAACAAATGAGGACAGTCCAGTCTGGGAAGTCCAAATTCCCTGAGCCTactggctgctcccagctgcttgcCCACAAAGTAAGCCTTGCCCTGCTTTCTGCCAGCCTGCCTGACATCCGTGGTCACGTGTTTTTGTGCATCCACATACCAAGTTTGGCCCAGAATTGGTGAATTACTGGATTTGCTGTTGTTTCAACCTGGATAATCGTGCTACTGAATTACTGGGTTTGCTGTTGTAAGGACCCAGAAAATAGTACTACTACTGATCTGTATTTCTTACTGTACCATTACTTAGAGATAAAGTGTTTATTCCTAAAGCTGTTAGTCTGGTGTCTGTTACCATATCCCAAAGCTATAACTTGGTGGGGCTGCCTTAAACCCTTACACAGAATTCTGTGTGTACATCAGTGTTTGCTTTGCATAAGCTCCAAGACAAAAGGGACAGTATCAGGCTGCCTGGTGGTATGGCATGACATATTGAGAATCACAGTATTATTCTGCACTCAGTACTTTCTGGTCTGAGTTGCTCTATGCAAGAGTTTTGGAGTCCAGGCAA
Proteins encoded:
- the NQO2 gene encoding ribosyldihydronicotinamide dehydrogenase [quinone] translates to MAGRKVLIVYAHQEPKSLNGSLKRIAVEELSEQGCSVTVSDLYAMQFEPRATRNDIVGCLHNSEEFNYGVEAWEAYKRGGLSNDVIEEQKKVQEADLLIFQFPLYWFSMPAIMKGWMDRVLVQGFAHDFPRCYDSGLLKNKLALFSFTTGGSEEMYAKGSISGDIRYLLWPMQHGIMHFCGVKVLAPHICFAPEYVSEERRKEMLIAWAQRLKTLWKEEPINCSPEWYFK